The following nucleotide sequence is from Arvicanthis niloticus isolate mArvNil1 chromosome 25, mArvNil1.pat.X, whole genome shotgun sequence.
tctctctctctctctttataaaaaattaaattaaaaacctcATGGCACCTGTCTTATAGAAGTAGTCTTACAAAGATTTGAAGTAGATAATAGAAGGAAGAAAGCGGCATATGTTTGTTTATCAGTCACAAAGGTAATTACAGAAATAGAGGCTAGTCATTAAATCAATTTACATTaatgcatttcattttctttaatgtttcttaaaaatttataatCCCTTCTTCTACTCCTACAGCTTATGAAGTAAGATAGTTAGAATGatggtagtatttttttttcagcttttacCCTACAGAATGGCAGTGattgcaacaaaacaaaaaggaaaaaataattcaatataaTAACATCAATTTGAGTCTTACCTTTGAAAAGGGGATAAGAAAATCTCAGGCATATGTGGGACACAAGTTGCATCATGTGAAACAAATATGATATTAATCGAAGTGTTTTTATTTGGGTGTTCAATATGAATAAAGAAACAGTGACATCTGACTACTACGTTTCTAACAGGGTACAATGCTATACTGCTCTCCCCCACAACACTGCTACCAACTCTTTTTTAATCTCATACATACTTCAAAGGAGAGAGTCTACCTTACCCAAAATCCCTTGAAGAGCTTCAAATATGCCAATAAAAGAACACCTGCAAGGTtttggagacagaagagaggtcCAGTCCTATTCCCCAGAAGTGGTTGTAGCCAGCGGTCTCACAGAAACTTCCTGACAAGTAACTGAGAACTACTCATTTGATGTTGCAGATTAAGCCAACATTTGCTGCTTTTAAAGGGTTCCTGAGTACTGCGGCAGCTTCCCAGTAAGCCAAGGAGAATCGACGTTGATGGGTACTTCACAAGATGTCTTGATTATTTCACTCAGAGCCTGGCAAGTCTCACTAAACATTAGTCAGTCTTTCAGGCCCTTTAGACTCCAAAATTGACAACTGTCTTTGTCAAGCTTGTACCACTTAGCTGTAGCATGGTGTTTGTAAGTCAGTTTGGAGAAAATTTCTCACTCCTGCAATCTGATCTCTCTCAATTGGATCAAATTCTTTATCTCCTATGCTTGGTTTCTTATCATTCTACCTTGCTATCGGCAAGAATCTCGGAAGGTCAGTTGGAAAGGCTAAAATTCCCTTTCATTTGATTGCTTTATCTTTATAAGGCATCATCCTGATCTGGATCCTGTTACCTAGAATAAACCTGAACTGGTCCATGCTGTACTAAGAACTAAACTCAGTTTTATAGTACAGCTACTGCAATAATTCATTAATATACTCTGCTATTACCAGTTACCATCCAGTTCTTTAATGCGCTTTTCATATTCATTACACTGTTTTGACGTTTGTCTTCAAGTTCTATTTCCACAAGGCTTCTCTATTAAACCCTCTCACGTCCCATAAATATAAAAAGAGCTATTTTAAAATCAAGATTGCAACAGAGGcagaaacatacatatacacacatacatgcacgcactaTACAATATTCACATTGGGAACTTCTGACACGGCTAAGTGATAGACTTAGTCTACTATAATGCATAGAAATCCCACCACAAAATGGAAATACCAAACGCCATCTGTggtaaggaaacaaacaaaaaaacattaaaaaaattaataaaaagaagcaCACAAGCAAGAAGTCTGAAATGTAAAGCATTAGCTCTCTaaccagagaaaacaaaaatgaaattgtatCAAGAAAGCAGTAGTGAGGTCCATTCTGCATATTCCACAACCACATAAACTCTAAAAAAACAGAACATAAGCAACTTCAACTGAAAAATTTAGTAAAAGGTACAAATCACGTGcttcaaaaacttttttttctgaaaacgatttgttgtttcctttttaagacaaagtctagCCTAAAACTagttcactctgtagcccaggcttggctccacagcaatcctcctgccttagcctcccaagtacttaGATTATAGGCATAGGCTATCACACCTAGCTCCAGCAATAGTAAATTCACATAATGTTATTTTCatgtttgatattatttttattacatattttatttacatttcagatgttatcccctttccctatccccccCCAGCCAGAAACCCCCATtaccccttctcctgcttctatgaggatgtgcctccacccagccacccactccctcctccccaccctcgaattcccccacagtgGGGCATCaggccttcatgggaccaaggacttcctcttccacctatgcctgacaaggccatcctcccctatatatacagctggagccatggataaATAGTATTCTAAGataaaatttcttcagtttttgaaaATATCCCACCCAGATATTCTATTTAATTATAGAAAATCAACAAATCAAGGTATAATTAACACATACATCTGAAATAGTTAATTACATTCTAAGCTTAATACTTACCTTTTGGCTATTTGATTCTCAAGATGTTTAACTTTTTCTAATAATTCTTTCTCAACAAGTTCTCTCTCCAACTTAAATTCATTGAGTGCAGTTTGAACAGCTTCATCTTTTTCAAAATGAAGCTTCTGAATTAACTGTTCTTTGTCTTGTTCATAGTTCATGACCAatctctccttgtctttctcaAGAGTCTGAATAAGTGCTTCATACTTCTCTTCTTGTTGGgttattttttcatctttttgtttttcaagagcactcagttctgagttcaatttagTCTGCAATTCAACTAtttgttctttcagttttttttctatttcaaacgCTTGGTGATGCAAAGATGTAACACTGTCTAATTCAGCCTTAAGTATATTAGATTCTTCTTCATGTCTACTGATTAGCTCTGAAATGCACTGGTCTTTCTCAATTGTCATTAAAGCTCTTAACTCTGATAAACCCACCTGATAACTCTCATTATTATCATGAATTTTTTGGTTTAGTTTACTTATTTCTGTTCTTAAATTTCCGGTCTCTTGTTCAAGTAGAGATTTCAACGTTTCCTTCTGCTGTGTTCTGCTCTCTTCCAACAAGATCTTTATCTCATCCGCCTCTGCTTCCTTCAGTGCAAGTTCAACCTCGAGCTTACACCTCATGTCTGACAAGTCAGACACCTTGAGTTTCAGTTCTTGCAACTGTTGCTCTTTTTCCTGAATAGCTGAGGCATGAGAGTCTAACATCTGATCGattcttttctgattttccttttttaatttctcCAAAGACACTTTGTGGTCTGTCATAACTTTCTCAAACTCCTGTGTGTGCCTGATGTGCAGTGTGTCCTCTAGTTCCTTCAGGTGACTTTGTTCTAAGCACTTGAATTCAGCTCTCAAGGACTCTATTTTTTCATCATGCACCTTTCTCAGGTCTTCTAACACCATCTCTCGTGACTGCTTCAGTTCTTTAATTTCATGATTTTGAGTATGCATTATATTTTCCATCTCTAGCAACTTCTGATCCTTTTCATGCTGCCTGCAGACAACAGCATCCTTTTCATGTTTAATCAAAGCAAATTCACTGTCTTTATTTTGTAAAGCCTCCTCGAGGGATACTAAAtcttctttcaattttaaaattttatttacattttcttcactGTCTTTTGCTAAAGCATCAAGTTTACATTCATACTCAAGTTTTAAAGACTGGAGTTCTTGCTGATGCTTTTCCTTTAGTGTTATTTCTAGGGAACATTTTACTTTTTCAATAATATTTCTTATTTCTACAgctgtacattttaaataatttgataaGTCATACTGTTCTTTTTGTACAAATGTTCTGAAGTGGCACAGATCATCCTTGATGGTTTGTAGACTGATGTGAGAGTCCTGGGCAGCAACTCTGTATTTCTCCAGTTGGACATGGAGAGCAGCCCGATCCCCAAAGCCCTCATTTCCACGAGTACTTGTGTCCTGCATGCGCCTACTGTCTATCGCATTGATGACTGAAGAGTAAAGTGACTCCACCATCATTTCTGGACTTTGTGGATCACTTATAGGGTTCGGAGACGATAAATTTTCTTCTATCACAAACTCATTCACAGCAGACATAAAATCAGACTCAGGGCTTTCTGCTAATGAATCCAAGTCTATAGAAGCTTGGTGAACAGTCTGATCTGTGTTTGGATGGGAGATGGTTTCAAAATCAAATGTATGAGCATCAATGCTATCTGGAGATAATTCTTCTAAGGGACACACTGCCGGACATAAGGTATCCTGAACAGTTAGTGGAGGAGGAGTTTTTGGTGAGGTAGTAGTTGTAATGCCTGTTGCACTTTCTATTCTTGGAGAAGCAGCTGACTGTGGGGATGCCTGACTTGTGGAAACCTAAAATACAGagtgaaagttttaaaaatatgcaacaatgaaaacatattaataaaaatatttaaaacaactcATTTGCCTTTTGTTCATTCAGCAGATCTGTAATGGTCTGTGACATTTCATCCAAACTTTGTGCTGCTTTTACCAAATTATGTAGGGCAAGTACATGCTGGTGTAGAGGTTCAAAGTCACAAAGTAAGggaaccctgaaaaaaaaaaagatagatttttACTAACAAAAACTGCAAACAAATTATTTCACTCAGTTAAAAACCATGAACAGCATGGCCAGTCATTCTTAAGCAAGAACAGGCAAGCTAAAAGAAGCCTgtacaatcattttttaaaaaacaatattaagTTAGCGAAGCCACAAGAAAACAAATCATAACTTTCATCATTTTAAGATCAACTGAAGTCAAATGTATTCATGGCTGTTACCTGAGGAATGGCTGCACTTCTGAGGGACAAAATGATTGAAGAAACTGTAAATCTTTTAGTGATATATCTGGGAGTTCACAGTCAAATTTTCGAGGCTTCTGAGTctataaatggaaaaacaaacaaactttaccAATACAAAGGATGAATTTATGATTTCTAGTATAAGAGACTGAAAAAACATGTCAAACAAAAGACCATGCAAATATGACAGGGCACACTAGTCTGGGAACTGAGCTTCTTGATGGTAACTAACTAACATGCTTgttctttcccttttgttttaGCCGCATTTTATAGAAATTCTAGTATCCCATCAAAACTAAATGGTGCTATATGTTATACTGCGTAAATTGGGAAATTCTCCAATTTTCCCTTGACTTGCAGAATGGTCACAAAAGGTCTCTATAGTAAACCTTTTTTGTATACCTTAGAACTATTTGGGatttttgcttttctcattttGAAGAATTCAAACTTTAATTCTAAATGGAAAATGGAGTGTAAAGACCTACTAACTGTTTTTTATAATACTGGCAAGAATTGGTGTCTTTTCAAAGTAACTCTGATTATGTTAATCACTAGTCAAGAAGTTTTAAATATGTGAGGATAATCTTCATTAAAACAGGTTAATTGATAAGTGAGtatgaattttaattataattgtgCATTCTTAAGAAATACTGCCATGGAGAAACATGTTTGAAATTGATGTCTTAATATGGTGGAGGGACACAGCATTTCCTAAATTTCTTTGATCATGAAAcatgtttctttccatttaaaaaattaatacacCCACTTAACTTCCCTTGaaatatatcaaataatattttcatgtttaatttttttgtttgtttttggtttttttttgttgttgatgtttttcgagacagggtttctctgtgtagccctggctgtcctggaactcactctgtagaccaggctggcctcaaactcagaaatccacctgcctctgcctcccaagtgctgggattaaaggtgtgcgccaccaccacccggcttcatGTTTAATTTTAAGGAAGATTTACTGAAGACTCAAGCTACTCTGAGTCAAATAATGAAGTGGCATGGAGACAATGGAATAAAATGATGACAGCAGAGAGACcacaaaaagataaaatgaaaaacagaaaaaaacaaaaacaacaacaacaacaacaaaaaacccaactgcACTGCCATCGATGATGGCAGCCTACTCGGCTCTTGGACGATAAAGTAGTGTAAAGCACTCACACCTTGGCAGTAAGCAACAGCTCTCTAACTGAACATAAGACCTGCTCAACAGAAATAGGCCATGTGTGGGGAAACTTAACTACTCAGCACTAGTGAAATCAGGATTATTATAGGAGAATATACAAgcactaatttactaaaccagcataatccctaacaacagGCTTTGAATATCTGTCCTTATACCCACATGGGAGTATACATCTTTACCCCTCACCAAAAAAAGTCTCTTTTGCAACAGAGACTACAGAAAACTAAAACTAGAGTTGAGAAAGCCAGTACCAAAGGATCCATGTATAAACACTCTAGCACTAAAGACTCAACGAACATTggaaagagggggcagaaagattttaagagggATCAGGGACTTTGTCttctagtaacatcagaagctacacctaCAAAGTCTTACCAACATGACCACCTGAACGTGAGCTAAACAAGGAGGACACTAACAAATACACCAAGTTGCATGGGAAAATCCCCAATGtgtacacaaagaactacagataaCTGAGTAAAACTGAAAGCAGGAGAGGTGACCTTTCCCAGGGTTGAGCACACTAATCaattgtccagtgccaaatggtcaactctgaaaatatacatatatgtagcatTATATGGACTCAGATTATATGGACTCAGATTATatctaggaatatatatatatatatatatatatatatatatatatatgcatgcatgcatataataccaatggatttttaaaagtccatgaatttgaaagagatcagGAGATCAGGAGGTGTATATGGGCGAttttagagggaagaaagggaagggagaagcattgtaattaaaatatagtctcaaaaattaacaacaaaaagttattaacacatATTGAAAAGCTTACACCAGGTAACCCTTAAAGCCAAAACATTTTATGCTAAGTTAATCCTATCACTCGCAACTTATTCTGTTTTTGATAAATGCTTGTAACCCTTCTAAAATGAGGTTTTACAATATAGAAATTTAGTCCTggttagaaaataaatacatacacaaaatgagGAAGGCCAGGAGTCCAGTCCCTTAAACAAACGATTTCTtaaaaaggacttccctgtacAAAGAAACCAGCAACatgattattttagaaattacttTAGGGCCAAacaataaagaaggaaaagggtAAATAAATTAATACTTACTAAATAATTTCCCAAAGGATTCCCTTTTTGACTTTTCAGCTTCATATAACTGTTTTCCATCTTTGACTAAAGCACCAGCCCACTTAGAAGAGGAACATTTATGTTAATAACATATACCAATTATGAAttgaatatataattaaataattagaaCTGCTTACCTCTCTGTAGTGTTTAATGAACATTTTTCTCCTTACAACCTCAACAACAGCTAGGCAATACATCTGAGGAACTGTACTAAGAGCCTCAACAATTCTGACTCTTTCTAACAGCTCTATCACAAGGCGGAGTAGTGCTTGCAGTTTTTCTCCATCTTGATCAGCATGAAGCATCACAAAACAACACCACCTATAGATAAAGATGCATTGTTTTCAACAGCTCCAACATTTGGTAAGTCATCCTGTAGGTGAGCTATGAAGATCAAGGCTCTCTCTATAAAGCCCAACCCTAGGGCTAGTCAATATGCATTTCAATGTAATCATAAGGGGAAATTACTGTTATTAGTGGGAAGATTAAAAAAACATGAACTCTCAAGAACCTAAATTAAGTATGACAGAATCTCTTACTTCAGTCTGACATGTAGATTGTTTGCTAGCTCTTGTTTGGCAGTGGTACACTTCTGTTTAATATCCAACAGTTTTCTGTGGTTTTGCAACATAATCATCAGCTGATTTGCATGACTCAGGCACAGATCAGGTAACACAGATGCATCCTTCAAGTTTTCAGCTCTCATCTGATTAGCTAAAAATCCctttgggaaggaaaaggtttaacaatatttaattttattacataaataaCATAAGCTCTCAagtaagagaaaaatgaacaatgTACCACTTTTTATTTGGATTCCTATAATTTCTATCTCAcattaaggaagaaagaagaaatggctATTCCAAGGACAGAAAACAAACTTAATGATCTGAACCTTGAAagctttattaaaataattaactcAAACACaagccaaaagcaaacaaattctTTAAGATGTCAGAGAAACACAAAATTTAAGCTTACACTTTTACAATATTTgagttttcttattaaaaataagcatATGAAACATCAACatcataagaataaaaatataacaaccaCCAGAAGTCACAGCACTTAAGCAAGcagacaacctgggctacacagaaaaactccaGCCCATGAAACGCAGCaggtgggagggaagagggagaaggaatgagaGTAGAGGCATGGTAGCACAAAGTGAAATTCAGCTACTTAGTTCTGGGGGCTGGAAAACAAGTGGTCATAAGCAATACCTGAGCAAGCTCTTTCTGTTCGTTTACCAGCCGGCTACAGCTAGCAATCATCTGGTCCAAGGCATACAGCCGATCTTCAAGCCCTTTAATGGCTTTCATATTCTGATTATCAAGTTTGGCAATAGTTTGATGGCATTCTAACATAAACGGTTGAATAATCTTTGGGTCAAgctaaatgagaagaaaacatatgtaaataaaaatttccgGAAATAGTTCTAACTATATTTGACAGTAACTGAATACAGAGTCAGAtacaaaagagataaaaatgatacaaaaaaaaaaaacaacacatggGAAATCAAGTTATACTTCCAAAGGGAGGTTAACAGAATGAGCCTCGTTCTAAACAACAAACtagaatacaaaaatcaaaagcATAATTTCAGGAATCACAAATCTCAATCAATGCTCTAATTTAAACAATTCTAGGTATCCCTAAGAATGTTATTTTCAAAGTCATCAAGGTCATATAAAGTAGAGCTAATGGCAAACCCATTCTTTGGTAGTAACTCATCTATTCATCTTCTCTCAAAGCATCTTCCATAGCCAGATGTTGGCATATGTTTGTAATTCAGAACTCAGATAGAAAGACCAAAAGTTCAGGCCAGCATAGGCAACTCGGCAAGACGTCATTCTTCAAaaaggcaactttttttttctcccaaactgGGACAGAAAGCTAAATTTATCTCTACTGCAAGGAAATGACTTGATCAATAAGGTTTCTTAATCTTTaatctttcctgttctctgactTTATGCTACATGTTTGTagtataaaatttaattacatgATGCGCTTAATGGTGACTGTTTTCTAGTAAAACTGGTCACAAATATTAAATGACCTTTTTCATTAAAGACTCCTGGAAGTGTGACATACAGAGTATACTACCTTTGTTTATCTCATCTTCAGGCTCTACTGCTTCCTTCACAGATCCCTCCTCAGAGTCTGATTACTCTGTATGATTTTAGCATTCATTAAgcataacatatttatttattttgaggcagggtcttattcAAGGAACTCACACTACATTGCCTAGTCTAGTCTCAAATTTTCAGATTATTGGGATTATATGTGAGACCTATCACCAAAAACTTGAAAGAACATTTTATCACTTTATCATTATTGATATTGTAGTACTAGTAACTAAACCTAGAGCCATGGTGGGTAAAAGACATTTGCAAAAAGAAACgtcttctctcctttcacaaTGAGTCCTGAAGACTAAAATGAGGTTTCaggtttttaccc
It contains:
- the Rb1cc1 gene encoding RB1-inducible coiled-coil protein 1 isoform X2, translated to MKLYVFLVNTGTTLTFDTELTVQTVADLKHAIQSKYKIAIQHQVLVVNGGECMAADRRVCTYSAGTDTNPIFLFNKEMILCDRAPAIPKTTFSTENDMEIKVEESLMMPAVFHTVASRTQLAVEMYEVAKKLCSFCEGLVHDEHLQHQGWAAIMANLEDCSNSYQKLLFKFESIYSDYLQSIEDIKLKLTHLGTAVSVMAKIPLLECLTRHSYRECLGRMDSLNQHEGSEKAEMKRSTELVLSPDMPRTTNTSLLTSFHKSMEHVAPDSTDAERGRELRESCQSTVQQEEASLDAKDSDLPFFNVSLLDWINVQDRPNDVESLVRKCFDSMSRLDPKIIQPFMLECHQTIAKLDNQNMKAIKGLEDRLYALDQMIASCSRLVNEQKELAQGFLANQMRAENLKDASVLPDLCLSHANQLMIMLQNHRKLLDIKQKCTTAKQELANNLHVRLKWCCFVMLHADQDGEKLQALLRLVIELLERVRIVEALSTVPQMYCLAVVEVVRRKMFIKHYREWAGALVKDGKQLYEAEKSKRESFGKLFRKSFLRNRLFKGLDSWPSSFCTQKPRKFDCELPDISLKDLQFLQSFCPSEVQPFLRVPLLCDFEPLHQHVLALHNLVKAAQSLDEMSQTITDLLNEQKVSTSQASPQSAASPRIESATGITTTTSPKTPPPLTVQDTLCPAVCPLEELSPDSIDAHTFDFETISHPNTDQTVHQASIDLDSLAESPESDFMSAVNEFVIEENLSSPNPISDPQSPEMMVESLYSSVINAIDSRRMQDTSTRGNEGFGDRAALHVQLEKYRVAAQDSHISLQTIKDDLCHFRTFVQKEQYDLSNYLKCTAVEIRNIIEKVKCSLEITLKEKHQQELQSLKLEYECKLDALAKDSEENVNKILKLKEDLVSLEEALQNKDSEFALIKHEKDAVVCRQHEKDQKLLEMENIMHTQNHEIKELKQSREMVLEDLRKVHDEKIESLRAEFKCLEQSHLKELEDTLHIRHTQEFEKVMTDHKVSLEKLKKENQKRIDQMLDSHASAIQEKEQQLQELKLKVSDLSDMRCKLEVELALKEAEADEIKILLEESRTQQKETLKSLLEQETGNLRTEISKLNQKIHDNNESYQVGLSELRALMTIEKDQCISELISRHEEESNILKAELDSVTSLHHQAFEIEKKLKEQIVELQTKLNSELSALEKQKDEKITQQEEKYEALIQTLEKDKERLVMNYEQDKEQLIQKLHFEKDEAVQTALNEFKLERELVEKELLEKVKHLENQIAKSPAFESAREDSSSLVAELQEKLQEEKAKFLEQLEEQEKRKNEEMQNVRTSLIAEQQTNFNTVLTREKMRKENIINDLSDKLKSTMQQQERDKDLIESLSEDRARLLEEKKQLEEEVSKLRTSSFLPSAPVVAAPELYGACAPELPGEPERSALETADEGRVDSAMETSMMSVQENMLSEEKQRIMLLERTLQLKEEENKRLNQRLMSQSLSSVSSRHSEKIAIRDFQVGDLVLIILDERHDNYVLFTVSPTLYFLHSESLPALDLKPASGASRRPWVLGKVMEKEYCQAKKAQNRFKVPLGTKFYRVKAVSWNKKV
- the Rb1cc1 gene encoding RB1-inducible coiled-coil protein 1 isoform X1; its protein translation is MKLYVFLVNTGTTLTFDTELTVQTVADLKHAIQSKYKIAIQHQVLVVNGGECMAADRRVCTYSAGTDTNPIFLFNKEMILCDRAPAIPKTTFSTENDMEIKVEESLMMPAVFHTVASRTQLAVEMYEVAKKLCSFCEGLVHDEHLQHQGWAAIMANLEDCSNSYQKLLFKFESIYSDYLQSIEDIKLKLTHLGTAVSVMAKIPLLECLTRHSYRECLGRMDSLNQHEGSEKAEMKRSTELVLSPDMPRTTNTSLLTSFHKSMEHVAPDSTDAERGRELRESCQSTVQQEEASLDAKDSDLPFFNVSLLDWINVQDRPNDVESLVRKCFDSMSRLDPKIIQPFMLECHQTIAKLDNQNMKAIKGLEDRLYALDQMIASCSRLVNEQKELAQGFLANQMRAENLKDASVLPDLCLSHANQLMIMLQNHRKLLDIKQKCTTAKQELANNLHVRLKWCCFVMLHADQDGEKLQALLRLVIELLERVRIVEALSTVPQMYCLAVVEVVRRKMFIKHYREWAGALVKDGKQLYEAEKSKRESFGKLFRKSFLRNRLFKGLDSWPSSFCTQKPRKFDCELPDISLKDLQFLQSFCPSEVQPFLRVPLLCDFEPLHQHVLALHNLVKAAQSLDEMSQTITDLLNEQKVSTSQASPQSAASPRIESATGITTTTSPKTPPPLTVQDTLCPAVCPLEELSPDSIDAHTFDFETISHPNTDQTVHQASIDLDSLAESPESDFMSAVNEFVIEENLSSPNPISDPQSPEMMVESLYSSVINAIDSRRMQDTSTRGNEGFGDRAALHVQLEKYRVAAQDSHISLQTIKDDLCHFRTFVQKEQYDLSNYLKCTAVEIRNIIEKVKCSLEITLKEKHQQELQSLKLEYECKLDALAKDSEENVNKILKLKEDLVSLEEALQNKDSEFALIKHEKDAVVCRQHEKDQKLLEMENIMHTQNHEIKELKQSREMVLEDLRKVHDEKIESLRAEFKCLEQSHLKELEDTLHIRHTQEFEKVMTDHKVSLEKLKKENQKRIDQMLDSHASAIQEKEQQLQELKLKVSDLSDMRCKLEVELALKEAEADEIKILLEESRTQQKETLKSLLEQETGNLRTEISKLNQKIHDNNESYQVGLSELRALMTIEKDQCISELISRHEEESNILKAELDSVTSLHHQAFEIEKKLKEQIVELQTKLNSELSALEKQKDEKITQQEEKYEALIQTLEKDKERLVMNYEQDKEQLIQKLHFEKDEAVQTALNEFKLERELVEKELLEKVKHLENQIAKSPAFESAREDSSSLVAELQEKLQEEKAKFLEQLEEQEKRKNEEMQNVRTSLIAEQQTNFNTVLTREKMRKENIINDLSDKLKSTMQQQERDKDLIESLSEDRARLLEEKKQLEEEVSKLRTSSFLPSAPVVAAPELYGACAPELPGEPERSALETADEGRVDSAMETSMMSVQENMLSEEKQRIMLLERTLQLKEEENKRLNQRLMSQSLSSVSSRHSEKIAIRDFQVGDLVLIILDERHDNYVLFTVSPTLYFLHSESLPALDLKPGEGASGASRRPWVLGKVMEKEYCQAKKAQNRFKVPLGTKFYRVKAVSWNKKV